CTATTTATCAGGTGTTCTGGGCTAAGTTTATTCTTTTTTCCTCCATTTTTATCTTTAATTTTTTTTAAATCTGTTTTTTATTATGGTAGACTATGAAAATATACTGAATAAATCATACAAAAGGTGAGATTAGAATATGCAGAAAGCTACATTTGCTGCAGGGTGCTTTTGGGGTATAGAAGATGCTTTCAGTAAACTGGATGGTGTGATTCATACACTTTCCGGTTATACTGGAGGACATGTTAAATACCCAAAATACAAAGATGTCATAAGAGGCAGGACCGGTCATGTGGAGGCTGTACAGGTAACTTTTGATCCGTCAGTGATAAGTTACAGACGCCTTCTGGATGAGTTCTGGAAGTTGCATGATTCAGAGTATGCAGGATGTATCGCTGTATCACTTGACGGAAAAGGCCCTGTAATGGGGGATCATTATCGCTCCATGATTTTTTATCACAATGAAGAGCAAAAAAGAATTGCAATCGAATCTAAAAAAGAACAGGAAGATGCAGGCGATGAAGTTACAACTGAGATTGTGCCGGCTGAAGAGTTCTATCCCGCTGAAGAATATCATCAGCAGTTTTTTAAAAAGAATAAGCAAGACATGTGATATGTTTGTTATCCAGAGATTTGTGTAACTTCAATTACTGCATTATGATACATTCTGTAAATTTTGTAAACTTTTATTTTACTTTAAACATTTTCTACACATTTCTGTATGTATGGATTAATATACTGTTTGTAAATATGCTTTATCCTGGAATGCTGTGTCCAAAATAAACTTAACTATGTACACATCTATATACATATATATGGAGTATATGGAGTTTAGTACTGCTGGTGTAGTGGGAATATGAAAAGACATCTGATTATCCATATATGAATCTTAATGGACTAATTAATTCAAGCACATGTGACCTTAGATAAGAATCCTTGTCTGCTGATTTCAGTTTATTGTGCTGGCGGGGCTGAAAAATGGGGAATGTAAATATTCTTGTTGTTGAGGATGAAATAATCGTGGCCCATGACATAAAGAATTGTCTGGAAGACCTTGGTTATGCTGTAACAGGAGTTGCAGCTACTGGTATGGATGCCATAAAAAAGGCAGAGGAAACTTATCCTGATGTTATTCTTATGGATATTGCCCTTAAAGGTGATATGGATGGCATTGAAGCCGGCGAAATAATATGCAAAAATCTGGATATTCCTTTAATTTACCTTACAGCTTACTCTGATGAAAAAACAATTGAAAGAGCAAAAGTTACACAGCCCTTTGGATTTATACTGAAACCTTTTGATGAAAAAACGCTTAAATGTAATATTGAAATGACTCTTTATCGTCACAGGATAGAGAAATCCAGAAAATATAATGGAAAATCAAATCTAATAAAAATTTTTGATAACATTCCAGATGCAGTCATAGTTACTGATTCAGAGGGTTGTATCAAACACATAAACCCCCGGGCCGAGAAACTTACAGGATTGAATAAGATCGACGTGGTTGGATTGCATATCAATGAGATACTTGATCTGAATTATGATTCCAACAAGCAGATGGAGGATCCTGTGAAAAAAGCTATAGAAAAAGACGTGTTTTTTGATTTTGGAGAAAGTACTGTGCTTACGTCATGGGAAGGCAGGCAGACACCTGTAGATATTATGTGGGTACTACGATCAAGAATGAATCTCAGGAGATCATCTGTGTTTTTTTAACATTACTTAAACAGGCAACAAATAATGGTGTT
Above is a genomic segment from Methanosalsum zhilinae DSM 4017 containing:
- a CDS encoding ATP-binding response regulator, with protein sequence MGNVNILVVEDEIIVAHDIKNCLEDLGYAVTGVAATGMDAIKKAEETYPDVILMDIALKGDMDGIEAGEIICKNLDIPLIYLTAYSDEKTIERAKVTQPFGFILKPFDEKTLKCNIEMTLYRHRIEKSRKYNGKSNLIKIFDNIPDAVIVTDSEGCIKHINPRAEKLTGLNKIDVVGLHINEILDLNYDSNKQMEDPVKKAIEKDVFFDFGESTVLTSWEGRQTPVDIMWVLRSRMNLRRSSVFF
- the msrA gene encoding peptide-methionine (S)-S-oxide reductase MsrA — protein: MQKATFAAGCFWGIEDAFSKLDGVIHTLSGYTGGHVKYPKYKDVIRGRTGHVEAVQVTFDPSVISYRRLLDEFWKLHDSEYAGCIAVSLDGKGPVMGDHYRSMIFYHNEEQKRIAIESKKEQEDAGDEVTTEIVPAEEFYPAEEYHQQFFKKNKQDM